One segment of Candidatus Methylomirabilis sp. DNA contains the following:
- a CDS encoding YtxH domain-containing protein, which translates to MSSERGISGSAVVLAFLLGGALGAFVGLLYAPESGKRTRVRLRQFAEEAQEKTEETVREFRDKAEGRVREWRDRVEEVVSTGKELLEENKDLLTGAYEAGKEAFLREKRKLSGGDAEPTSAQ; encoded by the coding sequence ATGAGCAGCGAGCGCGGGATTTCGGGATCGGCCGTTGTCCTCGCCTTCCTCCTGGGGGGCGCCCTGGGCGCCTTCGTGGGCCTCCTGTACGCGCCCGAGAGCGGGAAGCGGACCCGGGTCCGCCTCCGGCAGTTCGCCGAGGAGGCGCAGGAGAAGACCGAAGAGACCGTGAGGGAGTTCCGGGACAAGGCCGAGGGTCGGGTCCGGGAGTGGCGGGACCGGGTCGAAGAGGTGGTCTCGACGGGGAAGGAATTGCTGGAGGAAAACAAGGACCTCCTCACCGGTGCCTACGAGGCGGGCAAAGAGGCCTTCCTCCGGGAGAAGCGGAAGCTCTCGGGCGGGGACGCGGAGCCGACCTCCGCGCAGTGA